The stretch of DNA CGGCGCGCGGCCGTCTCCAGCGCGTCGCGCAGCGCCTGGTCTTCAGCGTATCCCAGAACTCTCACGCCTGGCTGCCCCTGGCCGCCAGGTTGCGCTCGACCTTTCCGAGCAGGTCCTTGAAGTCCACGGGCTTCACCACGTAGTCGTCGGCGCCGGAGCGCAGCCCTTCGAATTTGTCTTCAAAACCGCCCTTTGCCGTAACCATGACCACCTTGGTGCCGCCGTGCGTGGGGTGCTGCTTGATGATGCGGCAGACTTCCCAGCCGTCCATGCCGGGCATCATCACGTCCAGCAGCACCAGCGCCGGGCGCACCTCGTCCAGCCGCGCCAGCGCGGCCTTTCCGTCGCGGGCCTCGGCCACCACGTATCCGCGCGATTCCAGAAAGGCGCGCAGAATTTCGACGTTATCCAGGTTGTCGTCCACCACCAGGATCGTCTGCTTGCTCGGTTCGCCAGCCACGGCCCGTTATCCCCTTGCGTGTGTCCCCGCCACCCATGCCGAATCCGTCGCGGGCGCAAGAAGCAGGCCCACCCCTCGCAAGGTCTTGTTGGACACACATTTACAGCCACATGCGTTTACGGGGCATGTGGCTGGATGCGTGGCGGATACGTGCCTTGGGGGAACTGCCGTTTCACACGGAGGCCACGGAGG from Longimicrobium terrae encodes:
- a CDS encoding response regulator; this translates as MAGEPSKQTILVVDDNLDNVEILRAFLESRGYVVAEARDGKAALARLDEVRPALVLLDVMMPGMDGWEVCRIIKQHPTHGGTKVVMVTAKGGFEDKFEGLRSGADDYVVKPVDFKDLLGKVERNLAARGSQA